One stretch of Labrus bergylta chromosome 24, fLabBer1.1, whole genome shotgun sequence DNA includes these proteins:
- the cnppd1 gene encoding protein CNPPD1, translated as MDFDALFNERTFQFSDFQEFTFLPGHQKLTERVRKRLYYGLDTDVSLDALSCPVTDIAVEIFQKSAPSPIRKLQKKYAAHVSREACISPCAMMLALVYIERLRHRNPEYLQKISSSDLFLISMMVASKYLYDEGEEEEVFNDEWGAAGKLDVKTINTLEMNFLNAIEWSLFTEPNDFLDILSQLETSIAERQGMKRGWFTYTDLCVLLEQSAWSQALTAIYQHFIKVSCMLGLVYLTSVAGLIATSAVLHQLSLSRSGHSLLPPPVEISPAHLDTPNLNSDAPSAAQRQPGCVLANKSLNRMTGGIDQQHTTSNPPSAPSQTSILCLWGSLLASMGHTHPKTDSDMDSAQTWSPVSYLCPGCLATLPPLQCGLTNTSSLVTRDNNQHPTPWIASSFIGGAESSMNSRLGVFPPVQLGPCHPQSVLPVNKAQALLMPG; from the exons ATGGATTTCGACGCGTTATTCAACGAGAGGACGTTTCAGTTTTCGGACTTCCAGGAGTTCACG TTTCTACCTGGACACCAGAAGTTGACTGAGAGGGTGAGGAAGCGGCTGTATTATGGCCTGGACACAGACGTTTCTTTAGATGCCCTCTCATGCCCTGTGACAG ATATTGCCGTCGAAATCTTCCAGAAGTCTGCCCCAAGCCCGATACGAAAGCTTCAGAAGAAGTATGCTGCCCATGTTTCCAG GGAGGCCTGCATCTCTCCTTGTGCCATGATGCTGGCTCTAGTTTACATAGAAAGGCTCCGACATAGAAACCCAGAATACCTTCAAAAGatctcctcctctgacctctTCCTGATCTCCATG ATGGTTGCCAGCAAATACCTGTACGAcgaaggtgaagaagaagaagttttcAACGACGAGTGGGGGGCAGCCGGAAAGCTGGACGTCAAAACGATCAACACCCTGGAGATGAACTTCTTGAATGCCAtt GAGTGGAGCCTCTTCACGGAGCCAAATGACTTTTTGGATATTCTTAGTCAGTTGGAAACCAG CATCGCAGAGCGGCAGGGGATGAAACGTGGTTGGTTCACCTACACCGACCTCTGTGTGCTACTGGAGCAATCAGCATGGAGTCAAGCACTTACTGCCATTTATCAGCACTTTATCAAG GTCTCCTGTATGCTCGGCCTCGTCTATCTGACCAGTGTAGCCGGTCTGATCGCCACCAGCGCTGTGCTGCACCAGCTCAGTCTCTCCAGAAGCGGCCACTCTCTACTTCCACCTCCAGTTGAGATCAGCCCTGCCCACCTTGACACCCCAAACCTGAACTCAGACGCTCCCTCTGCAGCCCAACGCCAACCTGGTTGTGTTCTGGCCAACAAGAGTCTGAACCGAATGACCGGGGGAATTGACCAGCAGCACACCACCTCAAATCCCCCCTCTGCCCCCTCGCAGACGTCTATATTGTGTCTCTGGGGGTCCCTCCTCGCATCTATGGGTCACACACATCCTAAAACTGATTCTGACATGGACTCTGCCCAAACCTGGTCTCCTGTCTCGTATCTCTGCCCCGGCTGTCTTGCaaccctccctcctcttcagtgtGGACTCACAAACACTTCGTCGCTCGTCACTCGCGATAACAATCAGCATCCTACTCCGTGGATCGCCTCCAGCTTTATCGGAGGGGCAGAATCAAGCATGAACTCTCGCCTTGGGGTGTTTCCTCCCGTACAGCTGGGACCCTGCCACCCTCAGTCTGTGTTACCGGTCAACAAAGCCCAGGCTCTTCTCATGCCCGGCTAG
- the abcb6a gene encoding ATP-binding cassette sub-family B member 6, giving the protein MVFLQSYCEVNASISHTWVDEGIAPCFYFTLVPSILLTIAFFLGTVHCIFYQKYGTAMEPKFIPRSRLYVLQQVVSVLLLLQFLGGLVWRAASGGELPGYVVLYGCFSALGWVWAIALLRTERRRALVMDRTRGHSTALLLFWALAFSAENLAFVSWYSPHWWWGLEDDQQQVQFALWLMRYTGTGLLFFIGFKAPGLPRRPYMLLINEDERDVENSAQSLLGRADENQSTWQGFRKKVRLLVPYMWPRGSLFLQMLVVFCLCLLGVERAINVFVPIYYKNIVNELTDQSPWRALATTVCIYVLLKFFQGGGAGASGFISNMRSFLWIRVQQYTNRVVQVRLFSHLHSLSLRWHLGRKTGDVLRSIDRGTSSINSLLSYIVFSIFPTIADIVISIIYFITYFNAWFGLIVFVCMTLYLTLTIIITEWRTKYRRDMNQQDNNAKSKAVDSLLNFETVKYYNAENYEVSRFEDAILKYQVSEWKTQASLAFLNQTQNLIIGSGLLAGSLLCAYFVTEGKFQVGDFVLFGTYIIQLYTPLNWFGTYYRMIQNSFIDMESMFKLFEEDEEVKDVVNAGSFLYKLGKVEFENVYFSYTNGKEILKDVSFTVLPGQTVALVGPSGSGKSTIVRLLFRFYDVQGGCISIDGQDISKVKQKSLRAHIGVVPQDTVLFNDTIRDNIRYGRIAASDQEVEEAALAADIHDKIMTFPEGYDTQVGERGLKLSGGEKQRVAIARTILKAPQIILLDEATSALDTQTERNIQASLSKVCVNRTTVVVAHRLSTIIGADQILVISDGRIAERGRHEELLLKGGLYADMWMKQQQAQDSDSSSDTETKDRQSEKLQPPSTSSGHHGH; this is encoded by the exons ATGGTGTTCCTTCAAAGCTACTGTGAAGTCAACGCCTCCATCTCCCACACCTGGGTGGATGAAGGCATCGCCCCATGCTTCTACTTCACCCTGGTCCCCTCCATCCTCCTCACCATCGCCTTCTTCCTCGGCACCGTGCACTGCATCTTCTACCAGAAATACGGCACAGCGATGGAGCCGAAGTTCATCCCTCGCTCTCGCCTCTACGTCCTCCAGCAGGTCGTCTCCGTCCTCCTCCTGTTGCAGTTTCTGGGTGGGCTGGTGTGGCGAGCCGCCAGCGGGGGAGAGCTCCCGGGTTACGTGGTTCTGTACGGCTGTTTCTCTGCGCTCGGCTGGGTCTGGGCCATAGCACTGCTCAGGACGGAGAGGCGCAGGGCGCTGGTGATGGATCGGACCAGGGGCCACAGCACGGCCCTGCTGCTGTTCTGGGCCCTGGCCTTCTCCGCGGAGAACCTCGCCTTCGTCTCCTGGTACAGTCCTCACTGGTGGTGGGGTCTGGAGGACGATCAGCAACAG GTGCAGTTTGCCCTGTGGCTGATGCGCTACACCGGCACCGGTCTGCTCTTCTTCATCGGTTTCAAAGCTCCCGGGTTACCACGGAGACCGTACATGCTGCTGATAAACGAAGACGAGCGGGACGTCGAGAACAGCGCTCAG AGTCTGCTGGGCAGAGCAGACGAGAACCAGTCGACATGGCAGGGCTTCAGGAAGAAGGTCCGGCTGCTCGTCCCCTACATGTGGCCCCGAGGAAGCCTCTTCCTCCAGATGCTCGTCgtcttctgtctgtgtctgctcGGAGTCGAGAGAGCGATTAATGTCTTTGTGCCTATTTACTACAAGAATATCG tgaaTGAACTGACTGACCAAAGCCCCTGGCGCGCTCTGGCTACTacagtgtgtatttatgtgctGCTCAAGTTCTTTCAGGGCGGCGGGGCAG GAGCGTCAGGGTTTATCAGTAACATGCGCTCCTTCCTCTGGATCCGGGTGCAGCAGTACACCAACCGCGTGGTTCAGGTGCGTCTCTTCTCCCACCtgcactccctctctctgcgCTGGCACCTCGGCCGCAAGACGGGGGACGTTCTGAGAAGCATCGACCGAGGCACCTCCTCCATTAACAGCCTGCTCAG cTACATCGTGTTCAGCATCTTCCCAACCATCGCCGATATCGTCATCTCCATCATCTACTTCATCACTTACTTCAACGCCTGGTTCGGCCTGATCGTCTTCGTCTGCATGACCCTGTACCTCA CTctgaccatcatcatcaccgaGTGGAGAACCAAGTACAGGCGGGACATGAACCAGCAGGACAACAACGCCAAATCCAAAGCTGTGGACTCGTTGTTAAACTTTGAGACG GTGAAATATTACAACGCAGAGAATTACGAGGTGAGCCGATTCGAGGACGCCATCCTTAAATATCAG GTGTCCGAGTGGAAGACTCAGGCGTCCCTGGCCTTCCTGAACCAAACACAGAACCTCATCATCGGATCGGGGCTGCTGGCCGGCTCTCTGCTCTGTGCGTACTTTGTGACCGAGGGAAAGTTTCAG GTTGGagattttgttctctttggGACCTACATCATCCAGCTGTACACCCCGCTCAACTGGTTTGGAACCTACTACAG AATGATACAGAATTCTTTCATCGACATGGAAAGCATGTTCAAGCTCtttgaagaagatgaagag GTGAAGGACGTCGTAAACGCAGGAAGCTTTCTCTACAAATTGGGAAAGGTGGAGTTTGAGAACGTTTACTTCAGCTACACAAATGG CAAAGAGATTCTCAAGGATGTTTCCTTCACCGTCCTCCCGGGACAGACTGTTGCTCTT GTGGGTCCATCAGGCTCCGGGAAGAGCACCATCGTGCGCCTCCTCTTCCGTTTCTATGACGTCCAGGGAGGCTGCATCAGCATCGACGGCCAGGATATTTCAAAA GTAAAACAGAAGTCTCTGCGAGCTCACATAGGCGTGGTTCCTCAGGATACCGTGCTTTTCAACGACACCATCCGGGACAACATCCGCTACGGACGCATCGCCGCCAGCGACCAGGAAGTAGAGGAGGCTGCTTTAGCTGCTGATATCCACGATAAAATCATGACCTTCCCTGAAG GTTATGACACACAGGTTGGAGAAAGAGGTCTGAAGCTGAGTGGAGGAGAGAAGCAACGAGTGGCCATCGCCAGAACGATTCTCAAAGCACCTCAGATCATTCTGCTGGATGAG GCCACGTCTGCACTGGACACACAAACGGAACGCAACATTCAAGCCTCATTGTCAAAAGTCTGCGTGAACCGTACAACAGTTGTTGTAGCTCACAG GTTGTCTACGATCATTGGAGCAGATCAGATTCTTGTTATCAGTGATGGCCGCATCGCCGAGCGAGGACG AcacgaggagctgctgctgaagggAGGTCTGTACGCAGACATGTggatgaagcagcagcaggccCAGGACTCCGACTCCTCGTCAGACACGGAAACCAAAGACCGACAGTCGGAGAAACTGCAGCCGCCATCGACGTCTTCAGGCCACCACGGCCACTGA